In Fimbriimonadaceae bacterium, the genomic window CCACGATCGGGCCGATAGGAATCGTCCCATGCCAGCTTTGGCACCATCCAGTCGTTCATGCCGATGTCGAGGTCGGTGAGAACCAGCACGGGGGTCTGGAATCGCTCGCTGAGGTCGAAGGCGACCACCGCCATTTCAAAGGCCTCGCGCGGATCGCTTGGATAGAGGCAAATATGCTTCGTATCTCCGTGCGACGCATAGGCGCAGAGCTCCAGATCGCCCTGCTGGGTTCGGGTGGGCATACCGGTCGACGGACCGGTCCGCTGAACGTCGAACACCACCGCCGGCACCTCAGCATAGTAGGCCAAGCCGAGGAATTCGCTCATCAGCGAGATCCCCGGTCCGGAAGTTGGCGTGAAGGCTCTTGCACCTGCCCACGACGCTCCGATGACCATGCCGATTGCGGCAAGCTCGTCCTCCGCCTGGAGGATCGCATAACGGTTCTGTTTCGTATCGGGGTCGACGCGATAGCGGCTGCAGAAGCCCTTGAAGCCCTCCATCAGGGAGGTTGCCGGGGTGATCGGATACCAAGCGCCGACCGTTGCCCCAGCATAGAGGCATCCAAGCGACGCCGCCGTGTTGCCGTCGATCAGGATCGAATCCTTGGTCGCGTCCATCCTCTCAAGGTGAATGGGAAGCGGACAGTCGAAATTGTCCAGTGCATACCGATAACCCAACTCGATGGCTTGCCGGTTCGATTCCAATAGCGCGGGCTTCTTGGCGAACTTCTCGCGGGTGAGCTCTTCGATGATCTCCGTGTCCATCGCCAGAAACGCGGCCAGCGCTCCCGCATAGGCGATGTTCTTCATCAGAATCCGCTCTCGTACGCCCCGAAACGTGCTGTTGCACATGTCGGCAAGCGGTACGCCAAGGAAGTTGACGTCTTCCCTGGCAAGTCGGTCATCCAGGGGCCACGTCGAGTCGTAAAGAAGCCAGCCACCCGGTCTGACCTCCGCCACGTCTTGGGCATACGTCGCCGGGTTCAGGGCAGCCATAAGGTCGAAGATCGGCGTGCGTGCGGTGTATCCGTTCTTGTTGACGCGAATCTCGTACCAAGTCGGCAGGCCCTGGATGTTCGACGGGAAGATATTCTTTCCCGTCACGGGGATGCCCATGCGGAAAATTGCCTGCATGATCAGACCGTTTGCGCTCGCCGAGCCGGTCCCGTTGGCAGTGGCAATCTTGAAGGCGAAATCGTTGACTTGGCTTCTCATGAAATCGCAGGTTCGGGGGTAGGAAGGGTCTCCGGAGGGACGGGTTCACCCGCATAAGGCAAGTGCAGCACGAAACGGCGCATGTCCCAGGCATAGGTGGGGCACCGCTCGGCGCAGAGACCGCAGTGGAGGCACAGATTCTCGTCTTTCACCATCACGCGGCTGGTCTGCTTGAGGGCGTCGGAGACGAAGAGCCCCTGTTCCAGGTTCTCCGCAGGCGCAGTTAGATTCTGGCGGAGCTCAGCCTCATCCGCGTTCGCGGTAATTGTCAGGCAGTCCGTGGGACAAATGTCGATGCAGGCGTCGCACTCGATGCAAAGGGAGTCGGTGAAGTGCGTCTGCACGTCGCAGTTCAGGCAGCGCTCGACCTCCTGCCGCGTCTGCTCCGCGGTGAAGCCCTTCTCGACCTCGGCAGTCATATCGGCGAAGCGCTCGGGCAGCTCGATGTGGATCATCTTCTGGCGCTTGGCGCCGTCGTAATAGTTGCTGTACGACCACTCGTGAAGGCCCATCTTGGTGCTGACGAGGGTCTGGCCGTGGGGTGGACGGTCGGAAACGGGCTTGCCGGTGCAGTACTGGTGGATGGAAATCGCAGCCTGGTGGCCATGCTCCACCGCCCAGATGATATTGGCGGGACCGAACGCGGCATCACCGCCGAAGAACACGCCGTCCCGCGTGGACATGAACGTGGTGCGGTCCACCACCGGCATATCCCATTTGTCGAACTCAAGTCCGATGTCGCGCTCGATCCAGGGAAATGCGTTTTCCTGCCCGATCGCTAGCACCACCGTATCGCAGGGAATCGTCACCCGGCCGGCTGGATCCTGGATGAGCTTGCCATCTTCCTCGCGCGAAGTGAACTTCTCGAACTCCATGCCCGTGAGCTTGCCGTTCTCCACGACAAACTGGACCGGCGACAGGTTTTCGAGAATCTCGACGAGTTCCTCTTCCGCGTCCTCCAATTCCCATGGCGACGCCTTGAAGTACTTGCGGGTCTTGCGGGCAATGACTTTGACTTCGGTCGCGCCGAGGCGCTTTGCCGACCGACAGCAGTCCATCGCCGTGTTTCCAACGCCGATGATCAGCACTCGTTTGCCAACGCTGTCGATGTGGCCGAAGTGGATGGACTCAAGCCACTCGATGCCGATGAAAATCTGGTCGGTGTCATGTCTGCCGGGGAGTTCGAGTTCCTTGCCCTTCGGGGCGCCGCTCCCCACAAAGACGGCATCGAATTCCTTCGAGTCGACCATCTCCTTCAGACTGGTTACCGGCGTGTCGTACTTCATCGTGACGCCTTGATCGACGATGTAGCCGATCTCCTCGTCCAGGACTTCCTCAGGCAAGCGGAAGGCGGGGATGTTGATCCGCATCAGCCCGCCAGGTCTGGGTCCCTTCTCGAAGATCGTAAGGTCGTAACCCAGAGGCGCAAGATCATTGGCGACGGTGAGGGAGGCCGGTCCGGCGCCGATTAAGGCGATCTTCTTACCGTTCTTGCTCGTCGGGGGACCCGGGATGCGGCTGCGAACATCGCCCTTGTGATCGGCAGCGACGCGCTTGAGGCGGCAAATGGCAACGGGCTGTCCATCGACGCGAGTTCTTCGGCATGCCGGCTCGCAAGGTCGGTCGCAGGTTCGCCCCAAAATGCCGGGAAAAACGTTCGAGTTTCGATTAAGGATGTAGGCGTCGCTGAATCGACCTTGGGCGATAAGTCGGATGTATTCCGGCACGTTCGTATGTGCGGGACACGCCCACTGACAATCGACGACCTTATGGTAATAGTCCGGACCTCTCTGATCCGTCCGTCGCATACGCTAATTATGACCCTGCTTGAACCTGCGCGAGAGGTGCAAATTTCAGGCTTGGCGTGAATGTCGACGGCGCGTCGCCATTTATGCCCTCATCTCGCTGCAAATGGCGTCGGCAAAGCCGGACGTCGTAGCATCGCCGCCAAGGTCATAAGTCTTGATTCCCTTGCCAAGCGTGGTGTAGAGGGCGCCCTCGATATGGGTTCTCGCCGCTGATTCGCCGATATGGTCCAGCATGAGCGTTGCCGAGAGCAGAAGCGCAGTCGGGTTCACTTTGTTCATGCCGGTGTACTTCGGCGCGGATCCATGCACGGCTTCGAACAGCGCGCAGTTCTTTCCGTAGTTCGCACCCGGGGCAACGCCAAGACCACCCATCATGCCGGCAGCAAGGTCGCTGACGATATCGCCATAGAGGTTGGGCATCACCAGAACGTCGTACAGCTTCCAGCGGTTTACGAGCTGCATGCACTGGTTGTCGACGATGTTGTCCCAAGACTCGATCTCGGGGTAGTCCTCTTTCACCCGGTTGAAAACGCGAAGGAACAGGCCATCGGCGATCTTCATGATATTGGCCTTGTGGACCCCTACCACCTTCTTGCGACCGTTCTTACGGGCATATTCGAAGGCGGCGCGGATGATTCGCTCGGATCCAAAATCGCTGATGATCTTCACGCTCTGTGCCACATGAGGCGTGCTCATGTACTCGATCTGGGCATAGAGATCCTCGGTGTTCTCACGGAAGATCACCATGTCGAGGCCGTCGAACGGGGTAGGCACGCCCGGCATTGCCTTTACCGGCCGCACGCAGGCATACAAGTCCAGCCGCTTTCGAAGCGTAACGTTCGGACTGACGCTGCCCTTGCCGATCGGCGTTGTCATCGGACCCTTCAGGGCGACCCCGATCTCCTTGATCTTCTGGATCGTTTCCTCGGGAACGATCGACTTGCCGGCTTCAATGCACTTGAGTCCGGCCTCGACCTCGATCCAATCGATCTCGACGCCGGCAGCTTTGATGATCTGTTCGACGGCGGCCACGAGCTCCGGGCCCGTGCCGTCGCCGCGAATGAGGCACACTTTGGTCGCCATATTAGTAGGCCTCCGAATAGAGGTTGTTGCCGTCCTCACGGAAGAGCTTCTGGCACTTCGTCCAGCGGAATCCAAGGCCGGTGAGGTGATTCACCAAGGCATCGATGTCGGCATCCGTTACTTCGGTTTCCGAAACAAAACGGCACCTCGGCCAGTCGAGAAGATCCATTTCGGGCGCAGGGCCCGGATAGATACGCGTACCGCGGTTGGAAATCAATTTGAGTTCAAAACCGCCGTGGTTCTTGGGGACATCGGGCGTCGTATCGCTCCAGATGTAAACGTCCACTCCATGCAGGGTCATCATAAGAAAACTCGTCGCCAGTGGGGATGGCTGTGAGTTGAATTATGGCTTGGAATGGCTGCTAGCCGCTGTGGGCCAGAGCCTTTCGGTAAACGCCCTGAAGACCCGAAATCATCTGCCGCATCGTGAACTTTTCTTCCACCAGCCGCCGCCCGGAATCGCCCATTTCCTGGCGTCGGATTGGCGAGTCCAACATGGTGTTCATGGCGCCCGCGAGCGCTTCCGGAGTTCGATCGATCAGCAATCCGGTCTCCTCGTGGAGCACCACCTCCGTCAAACCACCGACACGCGACGCCACCACCGGACGGCTCCGCGCCATCGCTTCGATGGCCGCGAGGCCGAAGGTTTCCATCTGGGACGGCATGGCCGTAAATTCACACGCGTCGATTAATTGGGCGACATCGGCGCGATTGCCGGTCAGCGTGATGCGGTTTCGAACGCCATGGTCGTCGATGGCCTCTTGGAGCTCTTGCTCGAATTCCGGTTCGATCCGCCCCACGAACATCATGTGAGCCTCGGGATGGGCGCTCAAGAGCTTCGGCATGGCCTCGACGGCCAGCAGCTGCCCCTTCTCTCGGCATACGCGGCCCACGAGGCCGACCAGCCGCCGTTCGGCCGGGATCTGGAGTTCGGAGTAAACCGCTGTCTTGTCTCCGGGCGCAAAGTCATGGAAGTCCGTGCCGTTGTAAACCACGTCGATAAACCGATCGGGCACGCCCCGACCGTGGAGAACGCCGCGTACGAAGCTGCTGACAGCGATCAGGCGATTTCTCCCGCGCGCCATCAGACGGTAGATGTTGTCGTGGTTGGCGACGTGAACCGAGGCGACCACCGGCGTCTTCGTCATCTGGCCGGCCAGGAATCCGAGATACGTGGCTCGCGTCAGGTGGGTATGCACGACATCGACCTTCTGCTCGCGCATCATTCGTCGCATGAAGGCGATGGTCTGAAGGTAGCCGTACTTCCGCATTTGGCGCGGATAAGCGCGGACACCGAGTTCCTGAATGTGATCGGCGAAAAAGCCAGACTCCGGGCAGATCACTTCAACGTGGTGGCCCTGCTCGCTTAAATACTTGGCTAAGTGTAAGGCGTGTCGCTCAGCACCCGAAGTAGCCGAACTAGACACGACTTGGAGAATTCGCAATGAATTTTGCGACACGATAAGTTGGAGCCCTCTTAAAGTTTAATCTTACCTAGCTAGAACCTTCAAACAGGACAAGAGAACTAGGACGGACCCCCAAATGTGGAGGTCCGCTCAAATTTGCCCAAAAGGCGCGGTTACTTGCCCGCTTCTTCGGTCTTTTCGGCAGCGTCGCCCATCTTGTCGCCACCTTCGGCGGCCTTGGTGTCTCCACCCTCAGCCATCTTGGTGTCGGTGCCCTCTCCGGCCTTGGTGTCGCCCTCCGCCATCTTCGTGTCGGTACCGTCAGTCTTGGTCTCTCCGGCGCCCTCATCGGCCTTGCTGCTGCCGGTCTCGCCCATCTTGTCAGCGCCGGTCTCGCCCATCTTGTCGGAACCGGTCGTGGTTGAAGTGGTCGTGGCATCGCCACCGCCCGTCGTCTCCGCACCCTCTTCAGGCTTCGAACAACCGGCGACTGCTACGAAAAGAATGCCCGCGAAGAGCATTGCCATGTATTTTTTCACTCTTGATTTACCTCCTGACATCGACGGTCACGCAACCGCCGCCCCAATTAAGGGGACCCCCGCATTGTACCAGCGGGGCTACTGCGAAAATAAGGACGGAATGTCTACGTTTGGAGCGTCCACCGAAACTATTCGCCAAATCTTCGCTGGAAAGAGCAACCACTTTCGGGAGTCTTGGCGTTCCAGGTGAACCCGCACTTTATCGATTTCGCGGCTAATTTCGCCCATTCCGAAGATCGATGCGGACACCTTCGCCGACGCCGTTACGATGGCCGTACCGGCCGCCTCATCGACCTCGACGACCCGGTTGTCGAGTTGGACATCCGGCCGGCTTTCGCGAACAAACCTTGAGATGTCGAACCTGGATCCGGAGTATTCGATCTGGTTGACTTTGAGCGACTTGCTTAAGTATTCGAGCACGCCACCGGGGCGGCCCTCCCTTCCGGCCCGCGTCGATTCCGTGATGGCTTGGTCGATCAGCTCGCGGTCGCTGGGACCTCGAAAGCCAAAGAACGTAATGACGGCAGCGACGACGACCGCCACGATCCAACCAGTGCGCTTCATCTAATCACCTTGACCTGATGACGCTGGGAAACCCAGGGGCGTTCTCGCGGACCAGGGCGACATCTCGCTCCATCTGCGCGGAAAGCGCCTCCAGTGATTCAAAGTGAGCCTCATCCCGGAGGCGCATGCCGAAGCTAAGCTCCATGTGCCGGCCATAAAGGTCGCCACCGCGGTAGTCCAATAAGTGGGCCTCGATCGTTCGGTGGGAGCCACCGACGGTAGGCCGCATTCCGATCCCAATGGCGGCAAGGTAGCTTGCGTCGCCAAGAGAAGCCTCGCCAGAGTAAACGCCGTCACCTGGGATGACTTGCTTCGGCTCCACGACGAGGTTGGCGGTCGGAAAGCCGATGCTGCTGCCAATGCGGTTGCCGCGAACGATGATCCCGGAAAGGGAGAACAAACGACCTAGCTTCGTCGCCGCGTCGGTGACTCGACCTTCGCTAACCGCCGTTCTGATCGCCGTGCTGCTGATGCGCTCGCCTTCCATAAGGAGCGGGCCAACGACAACCGTCTCAATCCGCGACTTGAGCCACTCTCCGGTGCCCTCCCGGCCATGTCCAAATGCGAAGTCATGTCCCATCACCACCGCTTCGGCCCCGAGGGCGCCTCGCATGATGTCTTCAAAGAACGTCTGGGCAGGGAGTTCGCTGAGTGCCGAGTCGAACGCCAATACCAGCGATATGTCGGCGCCGATGCCCCGGATCTGCTTCAAGTCCGATGAGAGAGATGCGATCACCAGAGGCGCGCGGTCCGGTGCCAACGTTTCCATTGGGTGCCGATCGAAAGTCATCACTACCGCCGAAAGGCCGCGCTCCCTCGCCAGTCGTACGGTGGTGCCGATCACTTCGGCGTGACCGAGATGGACCCCATCGAACGTTCCGATGCAGACCACGCTGCGGATGCCCTCCGGAACCCGAGCCAAGCCGTACAGAGTCAGCACGGGGGAAATTTACCGCTTTCCCCGATTGGACCAAACCTGAACCATCCAACCAAGAACAATCGAACCCAGCCACCACTGAAACATGAACGTCGGCTGCTGATAAACGTAATCCAGTCGTGGCTCGAGTCCGAGCGGCGTCACTCTCAGCATCGTATCGTCGCTCAAGACCTCGACCGTGTAGGCCACGGCGACCGCAATCGTAGCGTGGCAAGCGATCCCCAGCAATCCAGGTCGAAAGCCGCGCATCGACGCCGGAACAGCTGAGAAGACGATGAAGGCAATCAGAAACCCGGCCATCGCGCCGGTCCAGGCGACCACAACGTTTAGCCAGAGTTCTTGACGGAAGGTGTTCCTGATCGCAAAAAAGAAGGATGCGCTATGCGCGATAACGCAGCACGCCGTGAGCACTGCTGCCGCGTTGATCTGGCATCGGTACCGGATAAGCCGACGCCATGCAGTCCGCTTCGCCCCTTCAAAGAGGAGGTTAGTCGCCAACAAGCGCCGCATCTTCGTGAGGCTTGTACCCGAACCGGTACAATCCCGCCGCTATGCGCCGCCTGGCCGTGTATCCGGGTTCCTTTGATCCGCCAACCCTTGGGCATCTCGACGTGGTCGAGCGGGCGGCAAGGCTGTTCGATCGCGTCATCATCGCCGTTGGCGTAAACAGCGCCAAATCTCCGCTCCTTTCGGAGCCGGAACGGATTGCCGCCCTCGAGGCCTGTACGGGTCATCTGGAAAATGTCGGCGTGGACCGTTTCCAAGGGCTGCTGGTCGAGTACGTGCGGTCCGTCGGGGCGCAAACCATTGTCAGGGGGCTCAGGGCAACCGCCGACTTCGACTACGAGTTCCAGATCGCGATGGCCAACCGTCGCCTGGCCGGCGACATCGAATCCGTCTTCCTGATGACCAAATGGGAGCATAGCTTCCTCAGCAGCAGCGTGGTCCGGGAGGTAGCGACGCTTGGCGGCGATTTCGCGCAGTTCGTGCCCGAAGCGGTCGCAGAAATCGTGAGACAAAAGCTGGCAAACGTACCGTAGCCACCTATAACCAAGACTTCGGCTTCGTGCCAAAATGGGTTCCAGTGGAGAGCGCCAGCTTCTCCTGATGGGGGCAATCGATGGCAAACGACGTGCTTCGCATGCTTGAGCATTTACACGAGATCGCGGTGGACCAGCCGCGTCAATTTTTGGGACTGACCTGGAAGTACGACCCCGACGGAGTCTCCCAGCAAATCCTGAAAATCCGAGCCAGCCTTCCCCAGGAGATCAAGCAGGCTGCCAATATCTCCCGAGAGTCCGAGCGTATCGTCGAAACCGCCAGGGACGACGCCAGCGCCACCCTCGAAGGGGCGAGGCGGGAAGCGGATCGCATCATCGAGGAAGCAAAGCAGGAAGTGCTTCGCATGCTCGAACAAGGCCGCCTCCAACAAGAGCGCCTCGTACTCGACAGCGAAATCCTCAAGCTGGCCAAAGCTCAAAGCGAGGAAATCCGAAACCAGGCCGAGCGGGACGCCGCAGCAATGCGGCGTGGCGGCGAAAATTATGCATATGACGTTTTGAGCCAATTAGAAGGCGTTGTCGGCAAGGTTATGTCAACCATCGAGCGCGGAAAAGCGGAAATTCATCGTGAAGACAGCAAGCCCGCATTGGCCGGGCCACGAGAGAAAGCGCGCGTACTATAGGAATCCTATCAGAAGCGCACCGCGCCTTAATGTTCGTCGGTAAGAATATATGGGAATGGATCCCCACGTACCCCAGGATGGCCATATCGAGCCGCATGACTACCCAGAGTCACGCGCACCTTTTGTCAAGCTCTTGCTCAGCACCGCCGTGCAAGTTGCAGCAGCGCTCTTCGTTTTGCGCTGGCTAGCTCCCGACCTTTGGCAGGGCGAGTGGAAGAACCCTTGGGGAATCGCCATGTGGACCGTTCTGCTGGGCGTCCCGATGAGCTTGTTCGAGTACATCTACCACCGGTACCTGCTTCATTCGGCCCTTCTTCCTTTTCTCGGTTCGATGCATGATGCCCACCGAACGCACCATGGGCTCACCTCGGTCAAAGCGCCAGTTACGCAGAAGGAGCCTGAAAAGATGGTGCCTGTCCACAGCGAGTACGCGGTGGAAGAAGAGCATCAGGAAGAGTCGATGACGTTCCCGCTCTACGCGATCTCAATTTTCATCCCGCTCTTCCTCGTGCTGTTCGCCCTGCCGCTCAAGCTGATCTTCCCCGGGCAGCCGATCGTGGTCGGATGCATTTTCAATACCACGCTTGCCTACCTTGGCTATGAGTTGTGGCACCAGGTTCTGCACTTGCCGTTCGAGCGCTATTGGGCGCCGCTTTTCAACCGGCCGGGCGTGGGTCCGATTGTTCGGCGAACCTACGGTTTCCATCTGATGCACCATTGGCGGCCGACCGCGAACTTGGCGGTGGTCGGGCTCTGGGGTTTCGCGGTCTGGGATCACATCTTTGGAACCTATGCCCTACCCGAGCGCCTGCCGCTTCACCGGGCAAAGGTCAATTACTACGATGCCGAGTTGCGGAAGCCTCGCTGGCCCATCTCGATGATCGACAAGGTCCAGGGACCCATCTATCGAGGAAGCCGTTCCATCGAGAATTGGCTCGCCCGTTTGGTCGGACTGCGACGCGACTGACGGCTCAGGCTTCGTCTTTGTGAATCGTCAGTTCTCCGGGCTGGCCTTCTTCACCGCGGAGGGTCAGGTGGATCGGCATAAACTGCTTGGCTACCCAGAGCATCGTTTTCAGTCGCCGAGTGACTTCGGAAGTCTTGATTTTTGTGGAGCCTTCGGCGCAGATGGCGGGCAGCAGCATCTGGTCAACGACAAACGAGTCAACGGTGGCCGGCGTCTGCATCCACTCCATCAACCGATCGAATCCGGTCTGGACGAGGGTCTCGATACGGACGCCCCGGGCGCCCATGATGGTCGCGCCACCCACCGCGTTTTGGTAACTGGCCCATAGCGTCAGGTGAACTCCCGACGATCTGGACTCGACGGGAATCGTCTCGGTCTCCAGCTCGATTCCGGCCGATTTTGCCAAGCGGCCCGCGTGATCAAGACCACGCTCGATGATTGGGGCCCCCAGCCCCGAATAGGCGAACAACGCATGAACCGCCAACAAGGAGCCTCGGTCAGTCCACCGCAGCGGGTGGGTCATACTTGGCTCGATTTCGAGACAGACCTCCCCCTGGGCGGCAAAACCAAACCCGGCCATAGGCTGGGTGGAGGAAGCGTACAGACCCTGGCGTCGCCATGCTGCCAACGTCACCCGCTCGAAATAGTCATATGTCAGGGCATTGGTATTGTACGTTTCCCCGACGACTGCCACCGACGAGAGGCCGCCCGATCGAGCAAGGATGGGCGCTACCGACGTCGCCACGACCAGCGCATTGCCTGGTACTTGGCCCTCCTCGTGGTCGGCGATCCGCAGAGCCAAATGCCTCGGATGGGGCCGGTGGCGTGGCGCGAACTCCACCACGACCGCATTGACCTTATCCCCTTCGGTGTCGGCATCCACGATCTGTTGGAGCCCTTTCAGAACGGTGAGGTCTTCGCTGGTGAGCCCAGGTTTTCGGGTAGCGCCGCGGACCGTCTCAATGCGAACGGGCTGCTGCGTCAGGCAGGACATTTGCAGAGCGGTCCGAACCAAGGCACTGCCACCCTCCCCATAGGATCCATTGATCACGACCGGGGAGCTGGTCTTGCTAGCCACTACACTTTCGCCTTAAAGAACAGGTACTCGAGAAACCGCATCAGGTAGGCGAAGATGATAACGAGCAAGCAGACGAGGAGAATCTCGTGGAAGGGCAACACGCTGTTTTGGGCTTGCTGCTGCAGTGAGCCACCCTTTTCGCTGTAGGTCGCGGTGCTGAGGACCTTGTCGACTGCGCCGATCGCGCCGGACAGCCAGGCAAGCAAGGAGGTGCGGCCGACGGCATAGACAGCCACCAGGCTCAGGATGACCAGGGGCAAGGCGAGCTTGTACTTGTGCTTCTGGTGCTCGTTGTAGATAACGCACACCCGGCACCGCTCCTTCTTCATTTCCTCGGTCAGCTTGTTGTTGCGCGGAATGTACTTGGCGGCAGCGACCAGGTCGGCGGGGATCACCTTGCCGGACATCGCATTCTGGATAACGGATTCCTCACACATACACCCCACCCGCTCCTTCCAGCAGGTGCGGCGGGCATGGTAGATCGGGCATTTCTCACGGACGAATTTGCGGCAGAACGGCAACTGCCAGCATTTGCCCATGAAGATGTTGTGGATCTCCTTCTCTTGCTTGACGCCCTTGCCGTACTTGAGCTGATCGGCCTTGGATCCCTCTTGGACCCTTTCCCTGACCCGTCGAATGAGGTCGATGACGATGACGATGAGGGCGATCGTCCCCAACACGAGGCCGCAGTTTCTGAGAATCTCGAAGGCTCTTTCGGTAACCGCATTGGTCTGCGAGGAACCGAAGATCGATGGCACGTAGAGTGACGAGAGGTAGAGAGCGGCGGCGCCCATGAACAGGAGCGCACCGAGGATTTCCTCCTCCCAGAAGAGGAAGCACGCGCCGAGTGCGCAGGCCGCCGAGCCCGCCATTGCCAGGGTGCTGAACGAGTCGAGATTGGCGAGGGCTCGTTTGTTGTCCGGCTGCATGCCGATGCCGGCGAAGACGTTGTAGTTGTAGAGGACAAACCCGATGCCGACGAGAGCTGCCAGCAAGCCGCCGAAGAACAGGAAGCGGGCAACCGTTTCCAAGAACCGCGCGACCGGCTCTTCCGAGTTAGTTATGGTGTATCGATCCTGCAGCTTGGACATGGAGGGCAGCCCCCGAACTACTTTCTGTTGACGCGCTCGAGGTACGTATCGGTTCGTGTATCAATCTTGATGACATCCCCGACCTTGAGGTGGAACGGCACGAGCACGACTGCGCCAGTCTCCAGTGTCGCCGGCTTGGTGCTTCCGCTTACGGTGTCTCCCTTGAAGCCTGGATCAGTTTCCGTGATCTCAAGCTCCACAAACGGTGGCAAGTCGTATCCGAGGACCTCGCCGTTCACGTCGAGTGCGACGACTTCGGCCTCCTCCTTGAGGTACTTGGCGCCTTCTCCGAGGTGCGTCGCCGGTACCTGGTTCTGTTCGTACGAGTCCAGATCCATCAGCACGAGTTCGTCGCCTTGGCGATAAAGAAATTGCATTTTCTTCTTTTCGACAAAGGCGGCATCGAACTTCTCGCCTGATCGGAAGGTTTTTTCCAGGACGGCGCCGGTTTTCATTTTCTTCAGCCTGGTGCGGACAAAGGCGCCGCCTTTTCCAGGTTTAACGTGCTGAAATTCTACAATTTGATAGACATCGCCATCAATGAAGATGGCCATTCCATTCTTAAAATCGCTGGTATCGACTGCCACTCGCCCTCTAGCTCCTCCGGTCCGATTCGCCTAGATGGTACCCCTGTGGCGCGGAGATCCTAGGCTGCCTGCTGGAGCAGGTCCTCTTCCAGAGACCTCAGGTTCTGGATGGCGCCGTTATGGTCGGGCTCGATCTTGAGCACCTGCTGGTAGGCCGACCTCGCGGCATCGTGGAGATTCATCTGGAACAGCGAGTTTCCGAGCACAAACCATCCCGACGCGCTTTCGCTGTCATGTCGAAGGCCGTTTTGGTACATCAGGGCGGCGTCTGCGTAGCGACCAGACTGATACAACACGTCGCCCAAGTTGAACGCCGCGTTAGCGTCATGCGGGCTTCGCCGGACCGCGTCTTGCAGGCATTCGGCCGCCAGGGTGAGGTCCCCAGCTTCGGCGAGCGCACGGCCCCAATTGATGAGCATTGGCGCATCAATACGGTTGACCC contains:
- the korA gene encoding 2-oxoglutarate oxidoreductase subunit KorA; amino-acid sequence: MRSQVNDFAFKIATANGTGSASANGLIMQAIFRMGIPVTGKNIFPSNIQGLPTWYEIRVNKNGYTARTPIFDLMAALNPATYAQDVAEVRPGGWLLYDSTWPLDDRLAREDVNFLGVPLADMCNSTFRGVRERILMKNIAYAGALAAFLAMDTEIIEELTREKFAKKPALLESNRQAIELGYRYALDNFDCPLPIHLERMDATKDSILIDGNTAASLGCLYAGATVGAWYPITPATSLMEGFKGFCSRYRVDPDTKQNRYAILQAEDELAAIGMVIGASWAGARAFTPTSGPGISLMSEFLGLAYYAEVPAVVFDVQRTGPSTGMPTRTQQGDLELCAYASHGDTKHICLYPSDPREAFEMAVVAFDLSERFQTPVLVLTDLDIGMNDWMVPKLAWDDSYRPDRGKVLTADELEAAEKFYRYMDVDGDGIPQRTLPGVHPKGAYFTRGSGHNKFGAYTEDAREYQEVVDRIGQKIQNAARAVPGPQFQWQEGATLGLVTIGGCHAACVEAIDQLSAEGVKVDYMRIRGFPFSEEVTDFLEQHDTNIIVEQNRTGQLRRMLTTETGVPMTKTASLLYYEGFPMSAHHIVSGIRDREEVTV
- the sfrB gene encoding NADPH-Fe(3+) oxidoreductase subunit beta, producing the protein MRRTDQRGPDYYHKVVDCQWACPAHTNVPEYIRLIAQGRFSDAYILNRNSNVFPGILGRTCDRPCEPACRRTRVDGQPVAICRLKRVAADHKGDVRSRIPGPPTSKNGKKIALIGAGPASLTVANDLAPLGYDLTIFEKGPRPGGLMRINIPAFRLPEEVLDEEIGYIVDQGVTMKYDTPVTSLKEMVDSKEFDAVFVGSGAPKGKELELPGRHDTDQIFIGIEWLESIHFGHIDSVGKRVLIIGVGNTAMDCCRSAKRLGATEVKVIARKTRKYFKASPWELEDAEEELVEILENLSPVQFVVENGKLTGMEFEKFTSREEDGKLIQDPAGRVTIPCDTVVLAIGQENAFPWIERDIGLEFDKWDMPVVDRTTFMSTRDGVFFGGDAAFGPANIIWAVEHGHQAAISIHQYCTGKPVSDRPPHGQTLVSTKMGLHEWSYSNYYDGAKRQKMIHIELPERFADMTAEVEKGFTAEQTRQEVERCLNCDVQTHFTDSLCIECDACIDICPTDCLTITANADEAELRQNLTAPAENLEQGLFVSDALKQTSRVMVKDENLCLHCGLCAERCPTYAWDMRRFVLHLPYAGEPVPPETLPTPEPAIS
- the icd_1 gene encoding Isocitrate dehydrogenase [NADP] — protein: MATKVCLIRGDGTGPELVAAVEQIIKAAGVEIDWIEVEAGLKCIEAGKSIVPEETIQKIKEIGVALKGPMTTPIGKGSVSPNVTLRKRLDLYACVRPVKAMPGVPTPFDGLDMVIFRENTEDLYAQIEYMSTPHVAQSVKIISDFGSERIIRAAFEYARKNGRKKVVGVHKANIMKIADGLFLRVFNRVKEDYPEIESWDNIVDNQCMQLVNRWKLYDVLVMPNLYGDIVSDLAAGMMGGLGVAPGANYGKNCALFEAVHGSAPKYTGMNKVNPTALLLSATLMLDHIGESAARTHIEGALYTTLGKGIKTYDLGGDATTSGFADAICSEMRA
- the icd_2 gene encoding Isocitrate dehydrogenase [NADP], with protein sequence MMTLHGVDVYIWSDTTPDVPKNHGGFELKLISNRGTRIYPGPAPEMDLLDWPRCRFVSETEVTDADIDALVNHLTGLGFRWTKCQKLFREDGNNLYSEAY
- the mshA_2 gene encoding D-inositol 3-phosphate glycosyltransferase; translation: MSQNSLRILQVVSSSATSGAERHALHLAKYLSEQGHHVEVICPESGFFADHIQELGVRAYPRQMRKYGYLQTIAFMRRMMREQKVDVVHTHLTRATYLGFLAGQMTKTPVVASVHVANHDNIYRLMARGRNRLIAVSSFVRGVLHGRGVPDRFIDVVYNGTDFHDFAPGDKTAVYSELQIPAERRLVGLVGRVCREKGQLLAVEAMPKLLSAHPEAHMMFVGRIEPEFEQELQEAIDDHGVRNRITLTGNRADVAQLIDACEFTAMPSQMETFGLAAIEAMARSRPVVASRVGGLTEVVLHEETGLLIDRTPEALAGAMNTMLDSPIRRQEMGDSGRRLVEEKFTMRQMISGLQGVYRKALAHSG
- the ribF gene encoding Riboflavin biosynthesis protein RibF → MLTLYGLARVPEGIRSVVCIGTFDGVHLGHAEVIGTTVRLARERGLSAVVMTFDRHPMETLAPDRAPLVIASLSSDLKQIRGIGADISLVLAFDSALSELPAQTFFEDIMRGALGAEAVVMGHDFAFGHGREGTGEWLKSRIETVVVGPLLMEGERISSTAIRTAVSEGRVTDAATKLGRLFSLSGIIVRGNRIGSSIGFPTANLVVEPKQVIPGDGVYSGEASLGDASYLAAIGIGMRPTVGGSHRTIEAHLLDYRGGDLYGRHMELSFGMRLRDEAHFESLEALSAQMERDVALVRENAPGFPSVIRSR